From the genome of Spirosomataceae bacterium TFI 002, one region includes:
- a CDS encoding dolichol-phosphate mannosyltransferase — MKNKENLVIIPTYNEIENIEAILRAVMSLPEMFEVLVVDDGSPDGTGDKVKELALEFPERIFIEERAGKQGLGTAYIHGFKWALNKNYQFIFEMDADFSHNPKDLSRLYHACKVEGHDVAIGSRYITGVNVVNWPIGRVLMSYGAGIYVRFITRMPFMDPTGGFICYTNKVLSTIPLDKITFVGYAFQIEMKFNAFLYKFKIVEVPIIFTDRTKGVSKMSTKIFREAFFGVIAMKIWSWFKKFK; from the coding sequence ATGAAGAATAAAGAAAACCTCGTTATAATTCCCACATATAATGAGATTGAAAACATTGAAGCAATTCTGAGAGCGGTTATGTCTCTTCCAGAAATGTTTGAAGTGTTAGTTGTAGATGATGGATCTCCAGATGGCACTGGCGACAAAGTAAAAGAATTGGCTCTGGAATTTCCTGAAAGAATTTTTATAGAAGAAAGAGCAGGAAAGCAAGGTTTAGGTACAGCATATATTCATGGCTTTAAATGGGCTTTGAATAAGAATTACCAATTCATTTTCGAAATGGATGCTGATTTTAGCCACAACCCTAAAGATCTTTCTAGGTTGTATCATGCTTGTAAAGTTGAAGGACACGATGTTGCTATAGGCTCTAGGTATATTACTGGAGTTAATGTAGTAAATTGGCCAATTGGCAGAGTTTTGATGTCTTATGGAGCCGGAATTTATGTCAGATTCATCACTCGTATGCCCTTTATGGATCCAACTGGAGGTTTCATTTGCTACACGAACAAAGTACTTAGCACGATACCTTTAGACAAAATCACTTTTGTAGGCTATGCATTTCAAATCGAAATGAAATTCAATGCTTTTCTTTATAAGTTTAAAATAGTGGAAGTACCCATCATTTTTACTGATCGCACAAAAGGTGTGTCAAAAATGTCTACTAAAATTTTTAGAGAAGCATTTTTCGGCGTAATTGCTATGAAAATTTGGAGCTGGTTCAAAAAATTTAAGTGA
- a CDS encoding dolichol-phosphate mannosyltransferase, giving the protein MISIVIPIYNEEENLDNLYSRIVSSAPSWNESFELLLVDDGSQDSSLKMMRELAANDDRVKVVKLSRNFGHQPAISAGIQEAKGDCVIIMDGDLQDPPEELHRFLDKWREGYEVVYAVRTKRKEGFFKKLAYSSFYRMLAWISEVDIPLDSGDFCVMDRKVVDAIVKQMPEQIRFVRGMRAFVGFKQIGVEYERAERAAGEVKYTFKKLMQLALDGLFGFSTFPLRMATYLGFIIAIPSFLVGFFFVINRFVGFKVLGYSPDQVPGTTTLTVGMYFLGGITLIILGILGEYIGRIYIEVKRRPFFIIDEVIEKKV; this is encoded by the coding sequence ATGATTTCCATTGTTATTCCCATTTATAACGAGGAGGAAAACCTCGATAACCTTTACAGTCGAATTGTTTCATCTGCACCATCTTGGAACGAAAGCTTCGAATTACTCCTAGTAGACGATGGTTCGCAAGATAGTTCTCTCAAAATGATGCGAGAGCTGGCAGCAAACGATGATCGAGTAAAAGTGGTAAAGCTTTCTAGAAACTTTGGACATCAACCGGCTATTTCTGCTGGAATTCAAGAAGCAAAAGGTGATTGTGTAATAATCATGGATGGCGATTTGCAAGATCCGCCTGAAGAACTTCACCGTTTTTTGGATAAATGGAGAGAGGGTTATGAGGTGGTTTATGCTGTACGTACAAAGAGAAAAGAAGGTTTTTTCAAAAAGCTTGCCTATTCGTCTTTTTACAGGATGTTGGCTTGGATTTCAGAAGTCGATATTCCATTAGACTCTGGAGATTTTTGTGTGATGGATCGTAAAGTGGTGGATGCAATAGTTAAGCAAATGCCAGAACAAATCCGATTTGTAAGAGGTATGAGGGCCTTTGTTGGTTTCAAACAAATAGGTGTAGAATATGAACGTGCAGAAAGAGCTGCAGGTGAAGTAAAATATACTTTCAAAAAGCTAATGCAATTGGCACTTGATGGCCTTTTTGGGTTTTCAACATTCCCGCTGCGTATGGCTACTTATCTAGGATTTATTATTGCAATACCTTCATTTCTTGTCGGTTTCTTCTTTGTAATAAACCGTTTCGTAGGATTTAAAGTATTAGGATATAGTCCGGACCAAGTACCAGGAACAACCACTCTAACTGTGGGGATGTACTTTTTGGGGGGAATAACTTTGATTATTCTTGGTATACTTGGAGAGTATATTGGTCGTATTTATATAGAGGTAAAACGGAGGCCATTTTTTATAATTGACGAAGTGATAGAAAAGAAAGTATAA
- a CDS encoding Helix-turn-helix domain-containing protein yields the protein MLRVPSEIEPNQFESLKIQELTFVAYRSDFYPSRNEVFFEENAVIYVLEGKKRFSNPLEEVNVSKGDVVFIRRGFYLMSESIDESYKSLVFFFDEKLIKDFVNQHLELFEKARKEQASTLLVLHGDETFGKFIASIFPYFKSKTKFLNHFLKLKLQELLLHLLAFDNSKHLLNVLKTIYLGEKEDLKYLMNNYYLKPLSMDELAKLSGRSLSTFKRDFKEQFSTSPATWIRNKRLDQAAFLLKNQSKSVAEVSEEIGFDSVSHFIKAFKERFGKTPSKY from the coding sequence ATGCTTCGGGTCCCATCAGAAATAGAGCCCAATCAATTTGAATCATTAAAAATTCAGGAGCTTACTTTTGTTGCATACCGTAGTGACTTTTACCCATCTCGAAACGAGGTATTTTTTGAGGAAAATGCGGTCATTTATGTTCTTGAGGGGAAAAAACGCTTTAGCAATCCACTAGAGGAGGTAAATGTTTCTAAAGGGGATGTAGTTTTTATACGTCGGGGCTTTTATCTCATGTCTGAATCGATAGATGAGTCCTACAAAAGCCTTGTTTTCTTTTTTGATGAAAAGCTGATTAAGGATTTTGTAAATCAACATCTCGAATTATTTGAAAAGGCAAGAAAGGAGCAAGCGTCTACACTTCTTGTTCTCCATGGTGATGAAACTTTTGGGAAGTTCATTGCCTCTATTTTCCCTTATTTTAAAAGCAAAACTAAGTTTCTTAATCACTTTTTGAAGTTGAAACTTCAAGAGTTATTACTTCATCTTTTAGCTTTTGACAACAGCAAGCATTTACTTAATGTGCTAAAAACCATATACTTGGGAGAAAAAGAGGACCTTAAATATTTAATGAACAATTATTATTTAAAGCCCTTAAGTATGGATGAGCTTGCAAAGCTTTCGGGTAGGAGTTTATCAACTTTCAAAAGAGATTTTAAGGAGCAATTCAGTACATCACCTGCTACCTGGATACGGAATAAAAGATTAGACCAAGCGGCTTTTTTACTAAAAAACCAGTCGAAATCTGTAGCTGAAGTAAGTGAAGAAATTGGATTCGATAGTGTTTCCCACTTTATAAAGGCTTTTAAGGAGCGGTTTGGCAAAACGCCTTCCAAGTATTGA
- a CDS encoding Histidine kinase: protein MKSFPLYFKRYWIPLLVIITVACVSHVLWYLHNVQSVLTFYEGQKDLLPEATELSGPYRKGIEVGKLIAIFFKVKLLVPAILGFTILFGEFKYQTIFKHLFIAAGGWGKFFYGIVSLLLWVFLFFIIRLLLPQADQATSADINTASFIIIGGFIYCVAKYGTESFRQLRELNYEKTKAELTALKAQINPHFLFNILNNLYGTAIVEDSPKTADGIQQLSRIMRHVVEETKTKRSPVEKEIDFLKDYLNLQKMRIPDRPNIEIKSEINWDGVNYEIAPLLFVPYIENAFKYGISVNDPCFINIKINIKDGIFDFEVKNSIIKLKDNLEEGTGTGLENTARRLALYYPNRHSLIVDNTDGVFSVKSTIKIT from the coding sequence TTGAAAAGTTTCCCACTATATTTTAAAAGATACTGGATTCCATTACTTGTAATTATTACTGTAGCATGTGTATCACACGTGCTATGGTACCTTCATAATGTCCAATCTGTACTTACTTTTTATGAGGGACAAAAAGATCTTCTTCCAGAGGCTACCGAATTAAGTGGCCCATATAGGAAAGGCATTGAAGTAGGGAAGCTAATTGCCATTTTTTTCAAAGTCAAACTCCTTGTTCCAGCAATTCTGGGTTTCACAATACTTTTTGGTGAATTCAAGTATCAAACTATTTTTAAGCATTTGTTTATTGCAGCAGGCGGATGGGGAAAGTTTTTCTATGGTATCGTTTCACTTCTCCTTTGGGTCTTTTTATTTTTTATTATTAGACTCCTGCTTCCCCAAGCTGATCAAGCCACAAGTGCTGACATCAACACCGCTTCGTTTATAATAATAGGAGGTTTTATTTACTGTGTTGCAAAGTATGGAACTGAAAGTTTCAGACAGCTAAGAGAACTTAATTACGAAAAAACAAAAGCAGAGCTAACAGCATTAAAAGCACAAATAAACCCACACTTCCTTTTTAACATTTTGAACAATTTGTACGGAACAGCAATTGTTGAAGATAGTCCCAAAACCGCAGATGGAATCCAACAACTATCTAGAATAATGCGACATGTGGTAGAAGAAACCAAAACAAAAAGAAGCCCTGTTGAGAAAGAAATAGACTTTCTAAAGGACTATTTGAACTTACAAAAAATGAGGATTCCAGATAGGCCAAATATCGAAATCAAGTCAGAAATAAACTGGGATGGAGTCAACTATGAAATTGCCCCTCTCTTATTTGTCCCATATATAGAAAATGCATTCAAATATGGAATAAGTGTGAATGATCCATGTTTTATCAACATAAAGATCAATATCAAAGATGGCATTTTTGACTTTGAGGTTAAAAATAGTATCATCAAACTCAAAGATAACCTAGAAGAAGGTACAGGAACAGGACTCGAAAACACTGCTCGCCGACTGGCTCTTTATTATCCTAATAGACATTCCCTAATTGTGGACAACACAGATGGAGTTTTTTCCGTAAAATCAACAATAAAAATTACTTGA
- a CDS encoding sugar O-acyltransferase, sialic acid O-acetyltransferase NeuD family, with translation MKNPVLIFGAGSLGKTAAEIFNQNEVLIYGFLDDKTDLHNKEIGTVTIMGNTDDDGFLKYIGGKTEAFVAIKNREDRKRIVGMLNERRKVMPVNAIHRNSIMSEDSSIGHGNLLNAGVIIGPFCSLGSHNILQMGVKIEPNSTIGDFVEIGTGANISSGVTIEEGVFIGAGVTIVSGITVGKNSRIGAGSVVIENVTENTTVFGNPAKKL, from the coding sequence ATGAAAAACCCAGTACTCATTTTTGGAGCTGGCAGCTTAGGAAAAACTGCTGCCGAAATTTTTAATCAAAACGAAGTGCTCATCTATGGATTTTTAGATGACAAGACCGATTTGCACAACAAAGAGATTGGAACTGTCACGATCATGGGAAATACAGATGACGATGGTTTCTTGAAATATATAGGAGGAAAGACAGAAGCTTTTGTGGCTATCAAAAACAGAGAGGATAGAAAACGTATTGTTGGCATGCTAAACGAAAGGCGTAAAGTGATGCCCGTGAATGCCATTCATCGAAACTCAATAATGTCTGAAGATTCAAGCATTGGGCATGGAAACCTTTTAAATGCAGGTGTTATTATAGGACCTTTCTGTTCGCTAGGCAGCCATAATATTTTACAAATGGGAGTCAAAATTGAGCCAAACTCTACTATAGGAGACTTTGTTGAAATTGGCACAGGTGCAAATATTTCTTCTGGCGTCACGATTGAAGAAGGTGTATTTATAGGTGCAGGTGTCACCATTGTTTCTGGAATAACTGTAGGAAAAAATTCAAGAATTGGTGCGGGATCTGTGGTAATTGAGAACGTTACTGAAAACACTACAGTTTTTGGAAACCCAGCCAAAAAGCTCTAA
- a CDS encoding Transposase — translation MKKGVKKKPVFKDYDPYQLSLLPPSLNELIPENHVVRLVQRIIDEIDIDSLLQKYSGGGSSSFHPRMMLKIIIYGYISNIYSSRKIEEAVSSNIHFMWLAGMQRPDHNTINRFRTDRLKSVLKEVFGQVVLLMADQGLVDLKTVYVDGTKIEANANKYTFVWGKSIKRNTERIKEQLKDLWNYAEKVASEEMKDNSPTIFEKIDSQKVEQTIGQINQALKGKEVDPKVKQKLNYAKNNWPKNLKKYEVQQKLMGDRNSYSKTDPDATFMRMKDDHMLNGQLKAGYNWQISTCNQCILNYDIYQYANDVYTLPLHLETFKELYKKLPEEVVADAGYGSEENYQYLENNELEGYVKYNYFHKEQKAKGKIKPEDAFKSENLYYDSENDFFICPMGQKMEKVYEKTEKRKSGYQQQISFYQAKNCDNCPLKGACHKAKGNRLVQVNHNAKRLKDKARQKLLSPEGIKHRSQRPADVEAVFGNIKQNKNFRRFMLRGKEKVLIETGLLALAHNIQKMAS, via the coding sequence ATGAAAAAAGGAGTCAAAAAGAAGCCTGTATTTAAGGATTATGATCCTTATCAGCTATCCCTTCTTCCTCCATCGTTAAATGAATTAATTCCCGAAAATCACGTGGTTCGATTGGTACAAAGAATCATAGATGAGATAGATATTGATTCATTATTGCAGAAGTATTCTGGAGGCGGAAGTTCATCATTTCATCCACGAATGATGTTAAAAATTATTATTTACGGCTATATCAGCAATATTTATTCCTCTCGAAAAATAGAAGAAGCCGTCAGTTCAAACATTCACTTCATGTGGCTTGCTGGCATGCAGCGACCAGACCATAATACAATAAACCGATTTAGAACGGATAGATTGAAGTCGGTATTGAAAGAGGTTTTTGGTCAAGTCGTTTTACTGATGGCAGATCAAGGACTGGTAGATTTAAAGACGGTTTATGTGGATGGAACCAAAATAGAGGCCAATGCCAATAAATACACTTTTGTATGGGGCAAGTCTATAAAGCGGAATACAGAAAGGATAAAAGAACAGCTTAAAGACCTTTGGAACTATGCCGAAAAGGTAGCCTCCGAGGAGATGAAAGATAACTCGCCCACTATTTTTGAAAAGATAGATTCTCAAAAAGTAGAACAGACTATCGGGCAAATCAATCAAGCCTTAAAAGGCAAAGAAGTAGATCCGAAAGTGAAGCAAAAGCTGAATTATGCAAAGAACAATTGGCCAAAGAATCTAAAGAAATACGAAGTTCAGCAAAAGCTGATGGGTGATCGAAACTCCTATTCCAAGACAGATCCAGATGCCACTTTTATGCGAATGAAAGACGACCACATGCTCAATGGTCAGCTAAAAGCGGGCTACAACTGGCAGATAAGTACTTGTAATCAATGTATTCTAAACTACGACATCTACCAATATGCCAACGATGTATATACCTTACCACTCCACCTAGAAACCTTCAAAGAGCTCTATAAAAAATTACCAGAAGAAGTGGTGGCCGATGCCGGCTATGGCTCGGAAGAAAACTATCAATATTTAGAGAACAATGAACTTGAGGGCTATGTGAAATACAATTACTTCCATAAAGAGCAAAAAGCCAAAGGGAAGATAAAGCCTGAAGATGCCTTCAAGTCAGAGAACCTGTATTACGATTCGGAGAACGACTTTTTTATCTGTCCGATGGGTCAAAAAATGGAGAAAGTCTATGAAAAAACAGAGAAAAGAAAATCTGGATACCAACAACAAATAAGCTTTTATCAAGCAAAAAACTGTGACAATTGCCCATTGAAAGGAGCCTGCCACAAAGCCAAAGGAAATCGACTTGTCCAAGTCAATCACAATGCAAAAAGATTAAAAGACAAAGCACGACAAAAGCTACTAAGTCCAGAGGGAATAAAACATCGCTCCCAAAGGCCAGCAGATGTGGAAGCAGTCTTTGGAAACATCAAGCAAAACAAAAACTTCAGAAGATTTATGTTAAGAGGAAAAGAAAAAGTCCTCATCGAAACGGGCTTGCTCGCCCTTGCACACAATATCCAAAAAATGGCTTCATAA
- a CDS encoding sodium/proton antiporter, NhaA family has protein sequence MIKKVIVTPFQKFVSIESLGGILLLVATIVALVWANSPFASTYTALWDYKLGITTEGFELYKPLMLWINDGLMAIFFFLIGLEIKRELLIGELNTFKKTAFPLVGALGGMLAPILFYLVLNKNPTASNGWGIPMATDIAFSLAVLQVLGKRVPLSLKVFLTAFAIVDDIGAVLVIAVFYSGDIAMNYLLLGVGLLALLYFMSYQGYYSRFVLVSLGALIWTFFLKSGIHPTVAGILLAFAVPIRQKIDTPKFLETLNEITDKIKAATRLKDPILSNSQIYQVDDLQEWVSKYQSPLQHLEHALHGWVAYLIIPIFALANAGVQIFSDVPLDMDLIGIMIICLIAGNSIGVTSLVLLFNKFKLIEIPSDISFKQIVGVAFLAGVGFTMAIFIASLAFEDSPELIDSAKVGILIGSLLSAAVGYTILRFGSEKAD, from the coding sequence ATGATAAAAAAAGTAATTGTAACACCATTCCAAAAATTTGTCTCTATAGAAAGTTTAGGTGGTATTTTACTCTTAGTCGCCACTATTGTCGCACTAGTTTGGGCAAACTCCCCATTTGCATCAACGTATACAGCTCTATGGGATTATAAACTAGGCATTACAACAGAAGGATTTGAGCTTTATAAACCTTTAATGCTATGGATAAATGACGGCCTCATGGCTATCTTTTTCTTTCTAATTGGGCTCGAGATTAAGCGAGAGCTGCTTATTGGTGAGCTAAATACTTTTAAGAAAACGGCCTTTCCCCTAGTAGGAGCATTGGGAGGAATGCTCGCACCTATCCTGTTTTATTTAGTCCTGAATAAAAACCCAACAGCCTCCAACGGGTGGGGAATACCAATGGCAACAGATATTGCCTTTTCGCTTGCAGTTCTACAGGTTTTAGGAAAACGTGTGCCCCTTAGTCTAAAAGTGTTTTTAACTGCATTTGCTATTGTAGATGACATAGGAGCTGTACTTGTAATTGCAGTTTTTTATAGCGGAGATATTGCAATGAACTATCTTCTTCTCGGTGTTGGCTTACTTGCTCTCTTATACTTTATGTCTTATCAAGGTTATTACTCTCGATTTGTGCTCGTTTCTTTAGGTGCATTGATATGGACTTTCTTCCTCAAATCAGGAATCCACCCAACAGTAGCTGGAATTTTATTAGCATTTGCAGTGCCTATCAGACAAAAAATAGATACTCCAAAGTTTCTAGAAACCCTAAACGAAATCACAGATAAAATAAAAGCAGCTACTAGGCTAAAAGACCCAATATTGTCCAATTCTCAAATCTATCAGGTTGATGACCTACAAGAATGGGTTAGTAAGTATCAATCACCACTTCAGCACCTAGAACATGCATTACACGGATGGGTTGCATATTTGATCATTCCAATCTTCGCACTTGCCAATGCTGGAGTTCAAATCTTTAGTGATGTACCACTTGATATGGATTTGATAGGTATAATGATCATTTGTCTTATTGCTGGTAACAGTATTGGAGTAACCTCATTGGTTTTACTATTTAATAAATTTAAGCTAATCGAAATCCCCAGTGACATATCCTTTAAGCAAATTGTTGGAGTTGCTTTTTTGGCTGGAGTAGGTTTCACTATGGCCATTTTCATAGCTAGTCTAGCCTTTGAAGATAGTCCAGAGCTCATAGACTCGGCCAAGGTGGGTATATTGATAGGCTCTCTTCTTTCAGCTGCTGTAGGCTACACAATATTAAGGTTTGGTTCTGAAAAAGCAGATTAA
- a CDS encoding pyruvate carboxylase, translating to MKDYVKPIKRLLIANRGEIAIRIMRAATELGITTVALYTYEDRYSLHRYKADEAYQIGSDNDPLKPYLDIEGIIQLAKNKKIDGIHPGYGFLSENVTLVRRCQAEGIIFVGPEPEAMDRLGDKVAAKNLAMAAKVPLIPDYRGDIPSIEFALEKAKEIGFPMMIKAVAGGGGRGMRIVNAEEDFTKAFNEAKNEAKTAFGNDTIFLEKFVVDPKHIEVQLLGDKHGNLIHLYERDCSVQRRFQKVVEVAPSFGLKQETRNKLYEYALKIGKEVGYSNAGTVEFLVDKQENVYFIEVNPRIQVEHTITEEITGIDIVRSQILIAMGYKLSDSGIYIHNQDEVPMKGYAIQCRVTTEDPANGFKPDFGTIIAYRNAAGFGIRLDEGSAYAGMKISPYFDSLIVKVTARGRTMKGACQRLSRALVEFRIRGVKSNMPFLVNVIKNKEFQQGKARVSFIENHPELLKLRKPKDRSTRAMKYLADVIVNGNPTLGKTDKKSLIIPKVPLFDPYAAYPDGNKQKLTEMGPAKFTQWVKDQKQVLYTDTTFRDGHQSLLATRVRSKDMMAVAEGFAKSFPQLFSMEVWGGATFDVAMRFLYESPWHRLQEFREAMPNMLLQMLLRGSNAVGYTAYPDNLVESFIEKSWDNGIDVFRIFDSLNWIENMKVSIKTVTERTGAIAEAAICYTGEMLDPNQKKYNLDYYLDMARQLEDLGVHMIAIKDMAGLLKPYTAEVLVRELKKAVDVPIHLHTHDTSSIQSSTYLKAIESGVDVIDCALGGLSGLTSQPNFNSVASMLKGHERESELDIEKLNVYSTYWEDVRTMYYPFESGLKSGSAEVYDHEMPGGQYSNLKSQAISLGLGDRFDDLKKNYALVNKMFGDIVKVTPSSKIVGDMALFMTSNDLNEEDIFKRGDSISFPESVKGFFRGDLGQPPGGFPKELQSIILRDIKPYTDRPNAHLEPIDFDKDFKIFDKKFPNNEGFLDYLAYKLYNKVYEDFYKARDEYGDVSIIPTNAFWYGLEPNEEIMIEIEDGKTILVRYLYSTEADEEGNRTVSFELNGQTRRIKVRDNDEKVVRPKNAKISGAGDIGAPLQGRISRIMVKKGDAVIKNTPLFVIEAMKMESIVSSPSEGTVMSVVLAEGAVVEQDDLVVSIDKG from the coding sequence ATGAAAGATTACGTCAAACCAATTAAACGATTACTTATTGCTAACCGCGGAGAAATTGCCATACGTATTATGCGTGCTGCAACGGAATTGGGGATTACTACCGTGGCATTATATACCTACGAAGATAGGTATTCACTTCACCGCTATAAAGCAGATGAAGCATATCAAATAGGTAGCGACAACGACCCATTAAAACCATATTTGGATATTGAAGGTATTATCCAATTGGCCAAAAATAAAAAAATAGATGGGATACATCCTGGTTATGGTTTCTTATCCGAAAACGTAACCTTGGTAAGAAGATGTCAAGCTGAAGGTATCATTTTCGTAGGTCCAGAGCCAGAAGCTATGGACCGCCTAGGAGATAAGGTTGCTGCAAAAAACCTTGCAATGGCGGCTAAAGTGCCTCTTATTCCAGATTATAGAGGAGACATTCCTAGTATTGAGTTTGCTCTCGAAAAAGCGAAAGAGATCGGGTTCCCAATGATGATCAAAGCCGTTGCCGGTGGTGGAGGAAGAGGAATGCGTATTGTAAACGCTGAAGAAGACTTTACAAAAGCATTTAACGAAGCAAAGAATGAAGCTAAAACAGCTTTTGGAAACGATACTATTTTCTTAGAAAAGTTTGTTGTTGATCCTAAGCATATTGAAGTTCAGTTGTTAGGAGATAAGCACGGAAACCTAATTCACCTTTACGAAAGAGATTGTTCGGTACAGAGGAGGTTTCAAAAAGTAGTGGAGGTTGCTCCATCTTTTGGTTTAAAACAAGAAACAAGAAATAAGCTATACGAATATGCTCTTAAAATTGGTAAAGAGGTAGGATATAGCAATGCCGGTACTGTTGAGTTCTTGGTCGACAAACAAGAAAATGTTTACTTCATTGAAGTAAATCCAAGAATCCAGGTTGAACATACAATTACTGAGGAAATAACAGGAATTGATATTGTTAGAAGTCAGATTTTAATAGCAATGGGTTATAAGCTTTCTGACAGTGGAATTTACATCCACAATCAGGATGAAGTGCCAATGAAAGGATATGCAATTCAATGTAGAGTAACTACAGAGGATCCTGCAAATGGGTTTAAGCCTGACTTTGGAACAATCATCGCCTATAGAAATGCGGCTGGTTTTGGAATCAGACTTGACGAAGGAAGTGCATATGCCGGAATGAAAATTTCGCCTTATTTCGATAGCTTGATAGTGAAAGTAACTGCTCGTGGTCGTACCATGAAAGGTGCTTGTCAAAGACTTTCAAGGGCTTTAGTCGAATTTAGGATTAGAGGGGTAAAAAGCAATATGCCTTTCTTAGTGAATGTAATTAAAAACAAAGAATTCCAACAAGGTAAGGCAAGGGTTTCTTTCATTGAAAATCACCCAGAATTACTAAAACTTCGTAAGCCAAAAGATCGCTCTACAAGAGCTATGAAATATTTGGCTGACGTTATTGTAAATGGAAACCCAACCCTAGGAAAGACAGACAAAAAGAGCTTAATAATTCCTAAAGTTCCTTTGTTTGATCCATATGCTGCTTATCCTGATGGTAACAAACAAAAGCTGACCGAAATGGGTCCTGCTAAGTTTACGCAGTGGGTAAAAGACCAAAAACAAGTACTTTACACTGATACTACTTTTAGAGATGGTCACCAGTCCTTGCTTGCGACGAGAGTTCGTAGCAAAGATATGATGGCTGTAGCAGAGGGGTTTGCAAAAAGCTTCCCTCAACTATTCTCTATGGAAGTATGGGGAGGAGCGACTTTTGATGTTGCAATGAGATTCTTGTACGAAAGCCCATGGCATAGGCTACAGGAGTTTAGAGAAGCAATGCCTAACATGTTGCTTCAAATGTTGCTACGTGGTTCTAACGCCGTTGGTTACACTGCATATCCTGATAATTTGGTAGAAAGCTTTATTGAAAAATCTTGGGATAATGGAATAGATGTTTTCAGAATTTTTGATTCGTTAAACTGGATCGAAAACATGAAAGTGAGCATTAAAACTGTAACAGAACGTACTGGAGCAATAGCAGAAGCTGCGATATGTTACACTGGTGAAATGCTTGATCCAAACCAGAAGAAATACAATTTGGATTATTACCTAGATATGGCACGTCAGCTTGAGGATTTAGGTGTACATATGATTGCCATAAAAGACATGGCTGGTTTACTTAAACCATATACTGCAGAGGTATTGGTAAGAGAATTGAAAAAAGCTGTGGATGTACCTATTCATCTTCATACGCATGATACATCAAGTATTCAGTCTTCTACTTATCTCAAGGCTATTGAGTCTGGTGTAGATGTAATAGACTGTGCTTTAGGTGGTTTGTCTGGACTTACTTCTCAGCCAAACTTTAACTCTGTAGCGAGCATGCTAAAAGGTCATGAGCGTGAAAGTGAATTGGATATCGAAAAACTTAATGTGTATTCTACCTACTGGGAAGATGTACGTACAATGTATTATCCGTTTGAGTCTGGACTTAAGTCTGGAAGTGCGGAAGTTTACGACCACGAAATGCCAGGAGGCCAATATTCGAACTTAAAGTCTCAGGCAATTTCTCTAGGTTTAGGAGATCGTTTCGATGACTTGAAGAAGAATTACGCTTTGGTCAATAAAATGTTTGGCGATATAGTGAAAGTGACGCCATCATCTAAGATTGTTGGTGATATGGCTCTATTCATGACATCTAATGACCTCAATGAAGAAGATATTTTCAAAAGAGGAGATTCTATTTCCTTCCCAGAGAGTGTGAAAGGCTTCTTTAGAGGTGACCTTGGTCAACCTCCAGGAGGGTTTCCAAAAGAACTTCAGAGCATTATTTTAAGAGACATTAAACCTTACACGGATCGTCCAAATGCTCACTTAGAACCAATCGACTTTGATAAAGACTTTAAGATATTTGATAAGAAGTTTCCTAACAATGAAGGCTTCCTAGATTACTTAGCTTATAAGTTATACAACAAGGTTTATGAGGACTTCTACAAAGCTCGTGATGAGTATGGAGATGTGAGCATTATTCCTACTAATGCTTTTTGGTATGGTTTAGAGCCTAACGAAGAGATAATGATTGAAATAGAGGATGGAAAAACCATTCTTGTGAGGTATCTTTACTCTACCGAAGCTGATGAAGAAGGAAATCGTACAGTTAGTTTTGAGCTAAATGGTCAAACTCGTAGGATCAAGGTTCGCGATAACGACGAAAAAGTGGTACGACCTAAGAATGCAAAAATTAGTGGTGCTGGTGATATCGGTGCACCACTACAAGGACGTATTTCTAGAATTATGGTGAAGAAAGGTGATGCCGTAATCAAAAACACACCACTTTTCGTAATAGAGGCCATGAAAATGGAGTCTATCGTTTCTTCTCCAAGCGAAGGGACGGTTATGAGTGTTGTACTTGCCGAAGGTGCAGTAGTAGAACAAGACGACCTAGTAGTGAGTATTGATAAAGGTTAA